Proteins co-encoded in one Mycobacterium mantenii genomic window:
- a CDS encoding SAM-dependent methyltransferase, with protein sequence MTARLPDAYFDEMYVGTDDPWQLSTRWYEQRKYAITLGLLPKRRYRNGFEPGCSIGTLTATLAQRCDHLTAVDVAEAALRGADTRLREAGCRERVTLLRSSLDAAWPGGPFDLLVLSEVAYYLEAETLAEVLRRECPRLQPGANIVAAHWRHPVADYPLTGDAAHDVIAQTPGLTSMGRYRDSDVVIDLFDTGDGRSVAAREGVPGAR encoded by the coding sequence GTGACCGCACGGCTGCCCGACGCCTACTTCGACGAGATGTATGTCGGCACGGATGATCCGTGGCAGCTGTCGACGCGGTGGTACGAACAGCGCAAGTACGCGATCACCCTTGGGCTGCTGCCGAAACGCCGCTACCGAAACGGATTCGAGCCGGGCTGCTCGATCGGAACACTCACCGCCACGCTGGCGCAACGCTGTGACCATCTGACCGCCGTGGATGTCGCCGAGGCGGCGTTGCGCGGCGCGGACACCCGGCTGCGCGAGGCCGGCTGCCGCGAGCGGGTAACGCTGCTGCGCTCGTCGCTGGACGCGGCGTGGCCGGGCGGGCCGTTCGACCTGCTGGTGCTCAGCGAAGTCGCCTACTACCTGGAAGCCGAGACGCTGGCCGAGGTGCTGCGCCGAGAATGTCCGAGGCTGCAACCGGGCGCCAATATCGTTGCCGCGCACTGGCGTCACCCCGTGGCCGATTACCCACTCACCGGCGACGCGGCCCACGACGTCATCGCGCAAACGCCCGGGCTGACGTCGATGGGCCGCTACCGCGACAGCGATGTCGTCATCGATCTGTTCGACACCGGCGACGGCCGCTCGGTGGCCGCTCGCGAGGGGGTTCCCGGCGCGCGCTGA
- a CDS encoding PIG-L deacetylase family protein, translating into MKTLQAGNCARFAVKPLTHSGTPAPLWLAAFTDRTLPALDLTECPQLIVVAPHPDDETLGLGATIAQLTAAGVAVQVVCVSDGGAARAGASACERLRMETIRKYELRRATSLLGTRPPISLGLPDGELADHEDGLTETLTEILEAAGPSTWCAATWRGDGHPDHEAVGRAAATACARTGAVLLEYPVWMWHWALPADPAVPWDQAYRAPAPGWATERKRRAAQLYRSQFEPNARQSAPILPGFVLPRLLAVGEVVFR; encoded by the coding sequence ATGAAAACCCTGCAGGCGGGCAACTGCGCCAGATTCGCGGTCAAACCGCTGACCCACAGCGGCACCCCGGCGCCGTTGTGGCTGGCCGCGTTTACGGACAGGACCCTACCTGCCCTCGACCTGACGGAGTGTCCACAGCTGATCGTGGTCGCCCCGCACCCCGACGACGAAACGCTGGGCCTGGGTGCGACGATCGCACAACTGACCGCGGCGGGAGTTGCCGTCCAGGTGGTCTGCGTCAGCGACGGCGGTGCCGCGCGCGCCGGCGCGTCGGCGTGCGAGCGACTCCGCATGGAAACCATCCGCAAGTACGAATTACGCAGAGCCACAAGTCTTTTAGGGACGCGCCCGCCGATATCCCTGGGTCTGCCGGACGGTGAACTGGCCGATCACGAAGACGGGCTAACCGAGACGCTGACCGAAATCCTCGAGGCCGCCGGTCCGTCAACCTGGTGCGCGGCGACATGGCGGGGCGACGGCCATCCCGATCACGAAGCCGTGGGGCGCGCGGCAGCGACCGCATGCGCGCGCACCGGCGCCGTGCTGCTGGAATACCCGGTGTGGATGTGGCACTGGGCGCTTCCGGCCGACCCGGCGGTGCCGTGGGACCAGGCCTACCGCGCTCCGGCGCCCGGCTGGGCGACGGAGCGCAAGCGCCGGGCCGCGCAACTCTATCGAAGTCAGTTCGAGCCCAACGCAAGGCAATCGGCACCGATTCTGCCGGGCTTCGTGCTTCCCCGACTGCTCGCGGTGGGCGAGGTCGTATTTCGGTGA
- a CDS encoding acyl-CoA dehydrogenase family protein: MTAGLVKHWLESGRLELPLPASGRTAERWQRLAHLAEDNIVAARVAEAHVDAVAILHELGGKPPEPGQLWGVWAAEAPDAVLTATDTNGAFVLNGTKVWCSGAGFCTHALVTGRLADGTRGLFAVTATDPTVKALPSTWWNAGMAGSDTRPVQFTNTHAVAVGDPGEYLTRPGFWHGAIGVAACWLGGARRVADPLYRCAASQSADAYSLAHLGAVDAALAASDAILAVAASQVDDDPFDRSGRAQLLARRVRTVVEHAVDEAITRTGRALGPGPLCQDGRHAQRVADLSIYIRQSHAERDLAELGRLAGQQTMRTP; encoded by the coding sequence GTGACGGCGGGTTTGGTCAAACACTGGCTGGAGTCGGGACGACTCGAGCTTCCGCTACCCGCCTCCGGGCGCACCGCCGAGCGCTGGCAACGGCTGGCCCACCTGGCCGAAGACAACATCGTCGCTGCCCGGGTCGCCGAGGCGCACGTCGATGCCGTCGCGATACTGCATGAGCTGGGCGGCAAGCCGCCCGAGCCGGGACAGCTGTGGGGCGTGTGGGCGGCCGAAGCCCCGGACGCGGTGCTGACGGCGACCGACACCAACGGCGCCTTTGTGCTCAACGGCACCAAAGTGTGGTGTTCGGGCGCGGGGTTCTGCACCCATGCGCTGGTGACCGGGCGGCTCGCCGACGGCACCCGCGGCCTGTTCGCGGTGACCGCGACCGACCCGACGGTCAAGGCGTTGCCCAGCACCTGGTGGAACGCCGGGATGGCCGGCAGCGACACCAGGCCGGTCCAGTTCACCAACACTCACGCCGTGGCCGTGGGCGATCCCGGCGAGTACCTGACCCGGCCCGGGTTCTGGCACGGCGCCATCGGCGTGGCCGCCTGTTGGCTCGGCGGCGCCCGCAGGGTCGCCGATCCGCTATATCGTTGTGCCGCAAGCCAATCAGCCGATGCCTACTCGCTGGCGCACTTGGGCGCCGTGGATGCCGCGCTGGCCGCCAGCGATGCGATCCTGGCCGTGGCCGCGAGTCAGGTCGACGACGACCCGTTCGACCGGTCCGGCCGGGCGCAGCTGCTGGCCCGCCGCGTCCGCACGGTTGTGGAACACGCGGTCGACGAGGCCATCACCCGCACCGGACGCGCGTTGGGACCCGGCCCGCTGTGCCAGGATGGCCGGCACGCGCAACGGGTCGCCGATCTGAGCATCTACATCCGGCAAAGCCACGCCGAACGGGATCTGGCCGAGCTCGGGCGACTGGCGGGCCAGCAGACGATGAGGACCCCATGA
- a CDS encoding glycosyltransferase encodes MSTAAPRAYDAAAVVIPAHNERAKLPACLRAVLTAALCAPIPVTIVAVLDDSNDGSDELAGEYGPDVHFISVDVHNVGTARAVGFGYARSLLGDDCRSWFATTDADSRVDPGWLVHQLGVGADMVLGVVRVTDWRHHTADVVDRYMRCYQAEPVHGHDDHEHIHGANMGFSARAYWRVGGFRTLPTGEDVDLVERFENAGYRIHRDTELSVITSARTQGRAPMGFAHHLRQLGRSAAGDCA; translated from the coding sequence ATGTCAACCGCCGCGCCACGCGCCTATGACGCTGCCGCCGTAGTGATCCCCGCCCACAACGAACGGGCAAAGCTGCCGGCCTGTCTGCGCGCGGTTCTCACCGCCGCACTGTGTGCGCCGATTCCGGTCACCATCGTCGCGGTGCTGGACGACTCCAACGACGGCAGCGACGAGCTGGCCGGTGAATACGGTCCCGATGTGCACTTCATCAGCGTCGACGTGCACAACGTCGGCACGGCGCGCGCCGTCGGTTTCGGTTACGCCCGATCACTATTGGGCGACGACTGCAGAAGCTGGTTTGCCACCACGGACGCCGACAGTCGGGTGGACCCCGGCTGGCTGGTCCATCAGCTGGGGGTGGGCGCGGACATGGTCCTGGGCGTCGTGCGCGTCACCGACTGGCGTCACCACACCGCCGACGTAGTCGACCGCTATATGCGTTGCTACCAAGCGGAGCCCGTACATGGACACGACGATCACGAGCACATCCACGGCGCCAACATGGGCTTCAGCGCCCGGGCGTACTGGCGTGTCGGCGGCTTCCGCACCTTGCCGACGGGCGAGGATGTCGATCTGGTCGAGCGGTTCGAAAACGCCGGCTATCGCATACATCGAGACACCGAATTGTCGGTGATCACTTCGGCGCGAACCCAGGGCCGGGCGCCCATGGGATTCGCCCATCACCTCAGGCAATTGGGGAGATCGGCGGCGGGTGATTGCGCGTGA
- a CDS encoding nucleotidyltransferase family protein, translating into MAATEAHTGATACTTPLRDALRGAASALKENGPRFALAGSYALWAYGAPEPSHDVDLVVAESDVEAAVATLAGAGFAIERPPEDWLFKARRADVLVDVLHRLNGVPVDAGLLDKAEQHDVLTISMPVLPPTMVLVQQLRALNEHYCDFAKLLPAVRAVRERLDWEAVTALTADNDYAVAFLVLADRLGLTG; encoded by the coding sequence ATGGCAGCCACTGAAGCTCACACGGGCGCAACCGCGTGCACCACACCGTTACGCGACGCGCTGCGCGGCGCGGCGTCGGCACTCAAGGAGAACGGGCCACGCTTCGCCCTGGCCGGCAGCTACGCGTTATGGGCTTACGGCGCACCGGAACCCAGCCACGATGTGGACCTGGTGGTGGCGGAGTCCGATGTAGAAGCGGCCGTGGCGACGCTGGCCGGCGCCGGGTTCGCCATCGAGCGCCCGCCGGAGGATTGGCTGTTCAAGGCCCGCAGGGCGGACGTGCTGGTCGACGTCCTGCACCGGCTCAACGGAGTGCCCGTCGATGCCGGGTTGCTGGACAAGGCCGAACAGCACGACGTGTTGACCATCAGCATGCCGGTGCTGCCGCCCACCATGGTGCTCGTCCAGCAGCTGCGAGCGCTGAACGAGCATTACTGCGACTTCGCCAAGTTGCTGCCGGCCGTGCGCGCGGTGCGCGAACGGCTCGACTGGGAGGCCGTCACAGCGCTGACCGCCGACAACGATTACGCGGTCGCGTTTTTGGTGCTGGCCGACCGCCTCGGCCTGACCGGCTAG
- a CDS encoding DUF7218 family protein, which translates to MPRSSIKNEKLYQDLRKQGDSKEKAARISNAAAGRGKSSVARKGGKSGSYQDWTVPELRKRAKELGMSGYSSLTKDKLVAKLRNH; encoded by the coding sequence ATGCCGCGTTCGTCGATCAAGAATGAAAAGCTGTACCAGGACCTCCGCAAGCAGGGCGACTCGAAAGAGAAGGCCGCGCGGATTTCTAATGCGGCGGCCGGGCGGGGTAAGTCGTCGGTCGCCCGCAAGGGCGGCAAATCCGGGTCTTACCAGGACTGGACCGTCCCAGAACTCAGGAAGCGCGCCAAAGAGCTTGGCATGTCCGGCTATTCGAGCCTGACCAAAGACAAGCTCGTCGCCAAGCTGCGTAATCACTAG